AGGGCGAGCCCTCGGGTGATGGCGAGCGCCCGCAGGACGAAGCCGGCGGTGGCCGCGATGCCGGCGGCCAGGGGCATGGGGACGCCCAGGGAGCCGAGCCCGACGTACAGCGCGGCGGCGAGCGCGGCGGCGGTGACGTAGATCTCCGGACGCAGGAGGATGGACGGCTCACCCGCCAGCACGTCGCGGATGATGCCCCCCATGCAGGCGGTGACGACGCCCATCACCACGGCGGGCAGGGCGGGGATGCCCAGGCTGCGTGCCTTGGCGGCGCCATAGACGGCATAGGCGGCGAGGCCGATCGCGTCGAACCAGTCGAGCGCCTTGCCCCTCCACAGCCAAGAGGGCGTGACCCAGACCAGGACCGCCATGCCCAGACTGACCGCGATCGCGCCCGAGTCATGCATCCAGAAGACG
Above is a window of Cystobacter fuscus DNA encoding:
- a CDS encoding trimeric intracellular cation channel family protein, yielding MNLPLAQLGPALVWLNIIGIAVFAASGALAAARRQQNLVTFAFFAAITSTGGGTVRDLLLDAPVFWMHDSGAIAVSLGMAVLVWVTPSWLWRGKALDWFDAIGLAAYAVYGAAKARSLGIPALPAVVMGVVTACMGGIIRDVLAGEPSILLRPEIYVTAAALAAALYVGLGSLGVPMPLAAGIAATAGFVLRALAITRGLALPLYRG